The DNA segment AGTTTTATGATGTTGTTAATGAGCAGGATTAATTTCGGTAAACTTATCTTATTCCAGCTTATCCTGGCCTTTCAGATCGGCATCGCAATTCCTGCCCGGGCACAGCAGTTCCATTTCACAGAAAACAAGATCAAGGATGCTATCCGGTTTACGATGGTAAAGAACCTGGTGATCATCCCAGTTTACCTGAACGGCCAGGGGCCCTTTAATTTTATTCTAGACACCGGCGTTGGCCCGCTGATCATCACCGATCCGGCATTGATTGATAGTCTTGGCCTGAAGGTTTCACGTTCCATTAAAATCTCGGGCCTGGGAAAGGGGGAAGAAATTGATGCATTTGTTTCAAACGAAATCTCTGCAAACGTGGGGAAGGCGGCGATTGAGCATATCCCTGCAGCGATCTTAAAAAAGGATATTTTCGGTTTATCCAATTACCTGGGCACAAAGATCTACGGACTGCTGGGGTATTATTTTTTTAAAAGTTTTTTGGTACAGATCAGGTACTCCCAAAAAAGGTTATTGTTTAGCTACCCTGCTGCGGTCCGTAAAATCAAGGGAGAAAGGGTGTCCATTGAAATTGTAGGTTATAAACCTTATGTCAATATTGACATGGAGACCGCTGACCATAAAAATATAACGAT comes from the Pedobacter heparinus DSM 2366 genome and includes:
- a CDS encoding aspartyl protease family protein, giving the protein MSRINFGKLILFQLILAFQIGIAIPARAQQFHFTENKIKDAIRFTMVKNLVIIPVYLNGQGPFNFILDTGVGPLIITDPALIDSLGLKVSRSIKISGLGKGEEIDAFVSNEISANVGKAAIEHIPAAILKKDIFGLSNYLGTKIYGLLGYYFFKSFLVQIRYSQKRLLFSYPAAVRKIKGERVSIEIVGYKPYVNIDMETADHKNITIKMLVDNGASHAISLERLNERPFPVPSTSIPASLGVGMSGPIDGSIGRIPSLTIGGVVLKNILASYPHYDDVAAKVILKDRNGNLGADVLSRFNITFDYEDNSVYLKKNSLFNRPFEHDMSGIEVYLQEGKKKHYFISRIEPGSPAEKAGIQVDDELISINLMPVMSYKLDEISNLFKAADGKQMILTIVRNNELMIKVFKLKQRI